In Anguilla rostrata isolate EN2019 chromosome 1, ASM1855537v3, whole genome shotgun sequence, a genomic segment contains:
- the LOC135234278 gene encoding carcinoembryonic antigen-related cell adhesion molecule 5-like, protein MDSHTLRLFAVVLLSVVGCSSGQVLPPGPLTGEVGGNVTFRTTISSTSPEPLTISWTFNDGSGPVSVIGSGPTGIIPGSGYEGRVSVNRVTGSLELRQLTLRDSGQYSVTLTSNTGATQTGLTTLNVYEPVSNVTVRANATNLVEFNDTVALTCSALGSFLFYRWHNGSSDITPSERVHLSDDNRILTISSVLRSDRGPLFCTVYNVVSNGTSSPVFLNISFGPDNVQVTVDPSKEFQTPGSNVTLSCSAQSSPPAEFKWAFNGTMLNTEGQKLKLENIQENQSGNYTCWAHNIETLRFKPSDPLLISVMEKISGASITGPTEVLIAGNSSAKLSCQAAAGTIISRKWLKDGHPLSPSNRITFSGDNSSVSIDPLQGTDNGQYQCRLTNPVSTDFVSYYLTVNYGPEKVVMQGPSDIEVGHTVVLTCSASSVPPATFTWTLNGTETAVITEEFTVENAGFGDSGTYTCVAKNSVTGSTISSAPHVLTVKVSAGPNSESQLGAILGGIFGALACVAVAGGAFFYMKKKKRSSSTATHRGGGNTSNHQSNGGDAELAYADISHFRKADGSKVQLGSVKAQAAAEPGPVATAIPETTYAEVKKN, encoded by the exons GGTGCTCTTCTGGACAAGTTCTCCCACCAGGACCTTTGACTGGAGAAGTAGGAGGAAATGTAACATTCAGAACAACCATTAGCTCAACAAGTCCAGAACCTTTAACAATATCTTGGACTTTTAATGATGGCTCTGGACCTGTAAGTGTAATTGGGTCTGGTCCTACTGGCATTATCCCAGGGTCAGGGTACGAGGGCAGAGTGAGTGTGAACAGGGTCACTGGTTCTCTGGAGCTCAGACAGCTGACACTGAGAGACTCTGGGCAATATTCTGTGACCCTGACATCAAATACTGGTGCAACACAGACGGGGCTAACTACACTGAACGTGTACG AGCCAGTCTCCAATGTGACAGTGAGGGCCAATGCAACCAACTTAGTGGAATTCAATGACACAGTTGCACTAACATGCTCCGCCCTTGGCTCCTTCCTCTTTTATCGATGGCATAATGGAAGTTCTGATATTACACCCAGTGAGCGTGTTCATCTGAGTGATGACAACAGGATTCTCACCATATCCAGCGTGTTGAGGTCTGACCGGGGACCTCTATTCTGCACTGTGTACAATGTCGTCAGTAATGGCACCAGTTCACCAGTCTTCCTCAACATCAGTT TTGGACCGGATAATGTTCAAGTGACTGTGGACCCTTCGAAGGAATTCCAAACCCCAGGGTCCAACGTCACTCTGTCCTGCTCAGCTCAGTCCAGCCCTCCTGCAGAGTTTAAATGGGCTTTTAATGGGACAATGCTGAACACAGAGGGTCAGAAACTGAAGCTGGAGAACATTCAGGAGAATCAGAGTGGCAATTATACCTGCTGGGCCCATAACATCGAAACCCTGAGGTTTAAGCCTTCTGACCCCTTACTGATCTCTGTCATGG AGAAGATATCTGGCGCCAGCATCACAGGTCCCACAGAAGTACTGATCGCAGGTAACAGCTCTGCCAAACTGAGCTGTCAGGCAGCTGCTGGAACCATCATCTCCAGGAAGTGGCTGAAGGATGGGCATCCACTGTCTCCTAGCAATAGAATCACTTTCTCTGGTGACAACAGCTCTGTGTCCATAGACCCTCTACAAGGCACTGACAATGGACAATACCAATGCAGACTTACCAACCCTGTGAGCACCGATTTTGTCAGCTATTACCTTACCGTCAACT ATGGTCCAGAGAAGGTTGTCATGCAGGGACCCAGTGACATAGAAGTTGGTCATACAGTGGTGCTGACCTGTTCTGCATCATCTGTACCTCCTGCAACGTTCACCTGGACTCTCAATGGGACAGAGACTGCTGTGATAACAGAGGAGTTTACTGTGGAGAATGCCGGCTTTGGTGACAGCGGGACTTACACCTGTGTGGCTAAGAATTCTGTGACTGGTTCAACTATTTCCTCAGCTCCCCATGTTTTAACTGTTAAAG TTTCTGCAGGACCCAACTCTGAGTCCCAACTAGGGGCAATACTTGGGGGTATATTTGGCGCATTGGCGTGTGTCGCAGTGGCTGGTGGGGCTTTTTTCTacatgaagaagaaaaagag GTCCAGCTCAACGGCCACACACCGCGGCGGCGGGAACA CATCAAATCACCAATCTAACGGAGGGGATGCG gaACTGGCCTACGCAGACATCAGCCATTTTCGTAAGGCTGACGGCAGCAAAGTCCAGCTGGGATCTGTTAAGGCACAGGCCGCGGCTGAGCCAGGCCCGGTCGCCACGGCCATACCGGAGACCACGTACGCTGAGGTCAAGAAGAACTGA